In a genomic window of Coprococcus eutactus:
- a CDS encoding phosphoribosylformylglycinamidine synthase, which translates to MSKVKRVYVEKKPDYAVKAKELHEEIKNYLGIKAEYVRVLVRYDIENISDETYSKALETVFAEPPVDVIYEGEPELAATDKVFSVEALPGQFDQRADSAEQCVKLLAEDEEPVIKTATTYVLSGDVTDEQLKAVMDYCVNPVDSRICGMEIPETLVTEFPEPADVHIFDGFKDMAEADLKELYDSLGLAMTFKDFLHIQNYFKGEEKRDPSMTEIRVLDTYWSDHCRHTTFSTELTDVEFDEGDYKDLLEKTFDAYRAEMKEMYKDRDDKFVCLMDIALMGMKQLKAAGKLDDMEVSDEINACSIVVPVVVDGVEEEWLVFFKNETHNHPTEIEPFGGAATCLGGAIRDPLSGRGYVYQAMRVTGAADPTKSLKDTMEGKLPQRKIVTTAARGYSSYGNQIGLATGLVNEIYHPDYVAKRMEIGAVMGAAPRRAVKRLTSDPGDVIILLGGRTGRDGCGGATGSSKAHTSHSLETCGAEVQKGNPPTERKIQRLFRREEVSSIIKKCNDFGAGGVSVAIGELADGLVVDLDKVPKKYAGLDGTELAISESQERMAIVVDPKDVDTMLGYAEEENLEAVVVAKVTEEPRLVLNWRGKDIVNISRAFLNTNGAHQETEVKVEVPSKADNYFDSVKEPQDIKKAWLDTLSDLNVCSQKGLVEMFDSSIGAGTVTMPYGGKYQLTPTQTMIAKLPVLKGKTDTITMMSYGFDPYLSSWSPYHGSVYAVVTSAAKIAAAGGDVSKIRLTFQEYFKRLGTDPYRWGQPLAALLGAYDVQIGLGLPSIGGKDSMSGTFNDIDVPPTLVSFAVDVASYMDVVTPELKKAGNVLVEMDVDKDENDIPVYENVLYMYDLLNKKIKEGKIQSAYAVGFGGIIEAVSKMAFGNKLGVELEDTVSKRDLVAKNYGSIILEVKKSDLDQLGIPVKKIGKVTKEPVFTYKDVTITMDEALAAWTKTLEKVFPTESNVPQTEIKTGLFDAKTVYTSRNKVAKPKVFIPVFPGTNCEYDSAKAFERAGADVQTIVFRNMTAQGIRDSVDAFAKAISDSQIIMFPGGFSAGDEPDGSGKFIATAFRNAKISEEVMKLLNERDGLALGICNGFQALIKLGLVPYGEIRPQTDDSPTLTMNSIGRHQSKMVYTKVVTNKSPWLKKAELGGVYTIPISHGEGRFVASKEWCEKLFANGQVATQYVDMNGNPTMDEYYNVNGSYYAIEGITSPDGRVLGKMGHSERIGQAVAVNVYGDQNQKIFESGVEYFK; encoded by the coding sequence ATGAGTAAGGTCAAGAGAGTGTATGTTGAGAAAAAGCCTGACTATGCGGTCAAGGCAAAGGAACTTCACGAAGAGATTAAGAACTACCTGGGAATCAAAGCTGAGTATGTAAGAGTCCTTGTCAGATATGACATTGAGAATATATCGGATGAGACCTACAGCAAGGCGCTTGAGACAGTATTTGCAGAGCCACCAGTAGATGTTATCTACGAGGGCGAGCCAGAGCTTGCAGCTACAGACAAGGTATTCTCAGTAGAGGCACTTCCTGGTCAGTTCGATCAGAGGGCGGATTCAGCAGAGCAGTGTGTAAAGCTTCTTGCAGAGGATGAGGAGCCTGTCATCAAGACTGCCACAACATATGTACTCTCAGGCGACGTGACAGACGAGCAGCTGAAGGCTGTCATGGATTACTGTGTAAACCCTGTTGATTCAAGAATATGTGGCATGGAGATCCCTGAGACTCTTGTAACTGAGTTCCCGGAGCCAGCCGATGTTCATATATTTGACGGATTTAAGGATATGGCTGAGGCAGATCTGAAGGAGCTTTATGACTCACTTGGACTTGCCATGACATTCAAGGATTTCCTTCACATCCAGAACTACTTCAAGGGCGAGGAGAAGAGAGATCCATCCATGACTGAGATCAGAGTGCTCGATACATACTGGTCAGATCACTGCCGTCATACAACATTCTCAACAGAGCTCACAGATGTAGAGTTTGATGAAGGAGATTACAAGGATCTTCTTGAGAAGACATTTGACGCGTACAGAGCAGAGATGAAAGAGATGTACAAGGACAGAGATGACAAGTTTGTATGTCTCATGGATATAGCTCTGATGGGTATGAAGCAGCTCAAGGCAGCAGGCAAGCTCGATGACATGGAAGTGTCAGACGAGATCAATGCATGTTCTATAGTTGTTCCTGTAGTAGTAGACGGAGTAGAGGAAGAGTGGCTTGTATTCTTCAAGAACGAGACTCACAACCATCCTACAGAGATAGAGCCATTCGGTGGCGCTGCAACATGTCTGGGCGGAGCTATCAGAGACCCACTTTCAGGAAGAGGTTATGTATACCAGGCTATGAGAGTTACAGGTGCAGCTGATCCTACAAAGTCCCTTAAGGATACTATGGAGGGCAAGCTTCCACAGCGTAAGATCGTCACAACAGCTGCTCGTGGATACAGCTCATATGGTAACCAGATCGGTCTTGCAACAGGTCTTGTAAATGAGATATATCATCCTGATTATGTTGCAAAGAGAATGGAGATCGGAGCAGTCATGGGTGCAGCTCCAAGACGTGCAGTAAAGCGTCTCACATCTGATCCGGGAGATGTCATCATCCTTCTCGGTGGACGTACAGGCCGTGATGGCTGTGGCGGAGCTACAGGTTCATCCAAGGCCCACACATCACACTCACTTGAGACATGTGGTGCAGAGGTTCAGAAGGGTAACCCACCTACAGAGAGAAAGATACAGAGACTCTTCAGAAGAGAAGAGGTTTCATCTATTATAAAGAAGTGTAACGACTTCGGTGCCGGCGGTGTGTCGGTAGCCATCGGTGAGCTGGCAGACGGACTTGTGGTAGACCTTGACAAGGTGCCAAAGAAGTACGCAGGACTTGACGGTACAGAGCTTGCAATATCAGAGTCCCAGGAGCGTATGGCTATAGTGGTTGATCCTAAGGATGTTGATACTATGCTCGGATACGCAGAGGAGGAGAACCTTGAGGCTGTAGTAGTTGCAAAGGTTACAGAGGAGCCTAGACTGGTACTCAATTGGAGAGGCAAGGACATTGTAAATATCTCACGTGCATTCCTGAATACCAATGGTGCTCATCAGGAAACAGAGGTTAAGGTTGAGGTGCCAAGCAAGGCAGACAATTACTTTGACTCAGTTAAGGAGCCACAGGATATCAAGAAAGCATGGCTTGATACATTGTCAGATCTCAATGTATGTTCACAGAAGGGACTTGTTGAGATGTTCGACAGCTCTATCGGAGCTGGAACAGTTACTATGCCATATGGTGGTAAGTATCAGCTGACACCTACCCAGACCATGATCGCAAAGCTTCCTGTACTCAAGGGCAAGACAGACACTATCACCATGATGAGCTACGGATTCGATCCATATCTCTCAAGCTGGAGCCCATATCACGGTTCAGTATATGCGGTAGTTACATCGGCAGCCAAGATCGCTGCAGCAGGTGGAGATGTGAGCAAGATCAGACTCACATTCCAGGAGTATTTCAAGAGACTTGGTACAGACCCATATAGATGGGGACAGCCACTGGCAGCGCTCCTCGGTGCATATGATGTACAGATAGGACTTGGACTTCCATCTATCGGCGGTAAGGATAGTATGTCAGGTACATTCAACGATATAGACGTACCTCCAACACTCGTATCATTTGCAGTTGATGTGGCAAGTTACATGGATGTTGTGACACCTGAGCTCAAGAAGGCTGGAAATGTACTTGTGGAGATGGATGTAGATAAGGATGAGAACGATATACCTGTATATGAGAATGTTCTCTACATGTATGATCTCCTCAACAAGAAGATAAAAGAGGGCAAGATCCAGTCTGCATATGCAGTAGGATTTGGCGGTATCATAGAGGCTGTCAGCAAGATGGCATTTGGAAATAAACTCGGCGTTGAGCTTGAGGATACAGTCAGCAAGAGAGATCTGGTAGCCAAGAATTACGGCTCCATCATCCTTGAGGTCAAGAAGTCAGATCTTGATCAGCTCGGCATTCCTGTTAAGAAGATCGGTAAGGTCACAAAGGAGCCTGTATTTACATACAAGGATGTCACTATCACTATGGATGAGGCTCTTGCAGCATGGACAAAGACTCTTGAGAAGGTATTCCCAACAGAGTCAAATGTACCACAGACAGAGATTAAGACAGGACTTTTCGATGCCAAGACAGTTTACACATCAAGGAACAAGGTTGCAAAGCCAAAGGTATTTATACCGGTATTCCCTGGTACAAACTGTGAGTACGATTCAGCAAAGGCATTTGAGAGAGCTGGCGCAGACGTACAGACGATAGTATTCAGAAATATGACAGCACAGGGAATCAGAGATTCTGTTGACGCATTTGCAAAGGCAATCAGCGATTCACAGATCATCATGTTCCCAGGTGGATTCTCAGCAGGTGATGAGCCTGACGGATCAGGTAAGTTCATCGCAACTGCATTCCGTAATGCAAAGATCTCAGAGGAAGTCATGAAGCTCCTGAACGAGAGAGACGGACTTGCACTCGGTATCTGCAACGGATTCCAGGCACTCATCAAGCTCGGACTTGTGCCTTACGGCGAGATCAGACCACAGACAGATGACTCACCTACACTGACGATGAACAGCATCGGTCGTCATCAGTCCAAGATGGTATACACAAAGGTTGTTACTAACAAGAGCCCATGGCTGAAGAAGGCAGAGCTTGGCGGAGTATACACAATTCCTATCTCACACGGTGAGGGACGTTTCGTTGCAAGCAAGGAGTGGTGTGAGAAGCTCTTTGCAAATGGACAGGTTGCAACACAGTATGTCGACATGAACGGCAATCCAACCATGGATGAGTACTACAATGTCAACGGCTCATACTACGCAATCGAGGGTATCACAAGCCCTGACGGACGTGTCCTCGGTAAGATGGGTCACTCAGAGCGTATCGGACAGGCTGTAGCTGTGAACGTATATGGCGATCAGAACCAGAAGATATTCGAGAGTGGTGTGGAGTACTTTAAGTAA
- a CDS encoding glycosyltransferase produces MVYNTDHTFAVCAYKESPYLEECIRSLVEQTVKTNIAVYTSTPNAYIRGIAEKYGVPVYVNENAGQGIQADWNFAYNNAKTRYVTVAHQDDVYDRNYVKALLKCARYYDDWSIFYVDYTPVKNGNYSKRDVNSRIRRFLRWPVKNKDKADRIWRKKMSLCLGNTIVCPLVTYNKGRLGDSIFTSDYDFNLDWDTFYKLACMPGRFLYVDKVLGHYRVHDGATSKEFIVDHRREREDRSMFEKFWPKWIAGLIMVFYKLAYRTYG; encoded by the coding sequence TTGGTTTATAATACGGATCACACATTTGCGGTGTGTGCATATAAAGAGTCACCATATCTGGAGGAATGCATCAGATCACTTGTGGAGCAGACTGTAAAGACGAATATAGCTGTATATACATCGACACCGAATGCCTACATAAGAGGCATAGCAGAGAAATATGGTGTGCCTGTGTATGTGAATGAGAATGCAGGACAGGGGATACAGGCAGATTGGAACTTTGCATATAACAATGCAAAGACAAGGTATGTGACGGTTGCTCATCAGGATGATGTGTATGACAGAAACTATGTGAAGGCATTATTAAAGTGTGCAAGATATTATGATGATTGGAGTATATTCTATGTGGATTATACTCCAGTTAAGAATGGTAACTATAGCAAACGAGACGTAAACAGCCGTATAAGGAGATTCCTGAGATGGCCTGTGAAGAATAAGGATAAGGCTGATAGGATCTGGAGAAAGAAAATGAGTCTGTGTCTTGGCAACACTATAGTGTGTCCGCTTGTAACTTATAATAAGGGTCGTCTCGGAGACAGTATATTCACTTCTGACTATGACTTCAACCTTGACTGGGATACTTTCTATAAGCTGGCATGTATGCCTGGAAGGTTTCTGTATGTAGATAAAGTGCTTGGACACTACAGAGTGCATGATGGTGCGACCAGCAAAGAATTCATAGTCGATCACCGCAGAGAGCGGGAGGACAGGAGTATGTTCGAGAAGTTCTGGCCGAAATGGATTGCAGGACTTATCATGGTGTTTTATAAACTTGCATACAGAACATATGGATAG
- a CDS encoding glycosyltransferase family 2 protein: protein MADILYIVIPCFNEEEVLTETTKRLTEKMRKMMESGKIADSSRILYVDDGSTDSTWHLIDRLYMDNGLVTGIKLSRNKGHQNALLAGLFEAADHADMIVSMDSDLQDDIDVLDSFVDEYYNGSEIVYGVRKSRKKDSWFKRTTAVAFYKLMRAMGVEIVYNHADYRLMSKRAVDELKNYKEVNLFLRGIIPLIGFETSTVEYDRGERFAGKSKYPLKKMIYFAIDGITSTSVRPIRMITMFGLLCILFSIIYGIYVIIGHVAGGTVQGWTTSVLLICFFGGAQIMCTGIVGEYVGKIYLETKARPRFIIEEKLTDDSKNK from the coding sequence ATGGCGGATATTTTATACATAGTGATACCTTGCTTCAATGAGGAAGAGGTGCTCACTGAGACGACAAAGAGGCTGACTGAAAAGATGCGTAAGATGATGGAATCCGGAAAGATAGCTGACTCAAGCCGGATACTTTATGTTGATGATGGATCGACAGACAGTACTTGGCATCTTATAGACAGACTGTATATGGACAATGGGTTGGTGACAGGCATAAAGCTTTCAAGGAATAAAGGACACCAGAATGCCCTTCTTGCAGGACTTTTTGAGGCGGCGGATCACGCAGACATGATAGTGTCCATGGATTCGGATCTGCAGGATGATATAGATGTGTTGGACAGCTTTGTTGACGAATATTATAACGGCAGTGAGATCGTGTACGGTGTGAGAAAATCGAGAAAGAAGGATTCGTGGTTCAAGCGCACGACAGCGGTTGCGTTCTATAAGCTTATGAGAGCCATGGGTGTGGAGATTGTCTATAACCATGCCGATTACAGGCTTATGAGTAAGAGAGCAGTTGATGAGTTAAAAAACTATAAGGAAGTCAATCTTTTCCTCAGGGGCATCATCCCGCTTATCGGATTTGAGACATCGACAGTGGAATATGACAGAGGAGAAAGGTTTGCGGGAAAGAGCAAATATCCTCTGAAGAAGATGATATATTTTGCGATAGACGGTATTACATCCACTAGTGTAAGGCCGATAAGGATGATCACGATGTTTGGCCTGTTGTGTATCCTGTTCAGTATAATATATGGAATATATGTAATTATAGGTCATGTTGCAGGTGGGACCGTACAGGGCTGGACAACGTCTGTCCTTCTCATATGTTTCTTTGGCGGAGCTCAGATTATGTGTACTGGAATTGTCGGTGAGTATGTCGGTAAGATATATCTTGAGACAAAAGCGAGACCTAGGTTTATCATTGAGGAGAAGCTGACGGACGATTCTAAGAACAAATAG
- a CDS encoding DUF4422 domain-containing protein, protein MIYVITHKNFKKVITDNFYKTLLVGADGNSADGCDEKDNTGDNISLKNPSYCELTGLYWIWKNTCDDIVGVCHYRRYFADSFIPDKKKLLSGEDVKRYMKDFDIILPHKRFFDGKNALEFYGKYHNIEDWQRMVEVVGNLYPEYIPDIEWFGKEKKGYCYNMFITTRENMYLYCKWLFSILFELEKDTNTTTYTKYNSRIYGFLSERMLNIWLHHNNLKICEKNVYNPEFFPMVWNQARGWILRKLKREKK, encoded by the coding sequence ATGATATATGTTATTACACATAAGAACTTTAAAAAAGTGATCACAGATAACTTCTATAAAACACTTCTAGTCGGAGCGGATGGGAATAGTGCTGATGGATGTGATGAGAAAGATAACACAGGAGATAATATATCCCTAAAGAATCCAAGTTATTGTGAACTGACAGGATTATACTGGATATGGAAAAATACATGTGATGATATAGTTGGAGTATGTCATTATAGAAGATACTTTGCCGATTCGTTTATACCGGATAAAAAGAAGCTGCTATCGGGTGAAGATGTAAAAAGATATATGAAAGATTTTGATATCATCCTTCCTCATAAAAGATTCTTTGATGGTAAGAATGCCCTTGAGTTTTATGGTAAATATCATAATATAGAAGATTGGCAGAGAATGGTGGAAGTTGTGGGGAATCTGTATCCTGAGTATATACCAGACATAGAGTGGTTTGGAAAGGAGAAGAAGGGCTATTGTTATAATATGTTTATAACAACTAGAGAAAATATGTATCTCTACTGCAAGTGGCTGTTCTCAATATTGTTTGAACTTGAGAAAGATACAAATACAACAACATATACGAAATATAACTCGAGAATATATGGTTTTCTTTCTGAAAGAATGTTGAATATATGGTTGCACCATAATAATCTGAAAATTTGTGAAAAGAATGTATATAATCCGGAATTTTTTCCAATGGTTTGGAATCAAGCCAGAGGTTGGATTCTGCGTAAACTAAAGAGAGAAAAGAAATAA
- a CDS encoding glycosyltransferase family 2 protein: protein MCNSKVTIIIPVYNGADTISRTIDSLIAQTYDDWIALVINDGSTDGTNDILMQYKNRYPSKIKVVCQKNIGQAETRNHAVKMATGKYVMFVDADDYLDPDYVGTYVKEAEKGDYDCVIGGFRREDNKGNIIKKFVPSSRWLMYSHMVPWARIFKRQFLLDNDIEFLNISIGEDSYFNFKVLCATDNIKCIDNMGYVWYVNNGSISFSRHKGFSVTDEIVTLLNSLAETLDMNDVLVQAWLVRYVVWYLLFSGKNTDRSDFICTDDKLFAWLKLHNVRLKFPVKGVTDGETLKIRFCVRAYLVIRRLGLLKIFAKLYCR, encoded by the coding sequence ATGTGTAATTCAAAGGTTACAATAATAATTCCGGTATATAATGGAGCTGATACTATATCAAGGACAATAGATAGTCTTATAGCGCAGACATATGATGACTGGATTGCATTGGTGATAAATGATGGATCTACCGACGGAACGAATGATATCCTGATGCAGTATAAGAACAGATATCCGTCAAAGATAAAAGTGGTTTGCCAGAAGAATATAGGACAGGCAGAGACTAGAAATCATGCTGTGAAAATGGCGACCGGAAAATATGTGATGTTTGTTGATGCGGATGACTATTTGGACCCCGACTATGTGGGAACATATGTGAAAGAAGCTGAAAAGGGTGACTATGACTGCGTCATAGGAGGCTTCAGGCGGGAAGATAATAAAGGAAATATTATAAAAAAATTTGTGCCATCAAGTAGGTGGCTTATGTATTCACATATGGTGCCGTGGGCCAGAATATTTAAGAGACAATTTTTACTGGATAACGATATTGAGTTTTTGAATATCTCGATAGGAGAGGATTCATATTTTAATTTTAAGGTGTTATGTGCTACCGATAATATAAAGTGCATAGATAATATGGGGTATGTCTGGTATGTAAATAATGGCAGCATAAGTTTCAGCAGGCATAAGGGATTTTCTGTAACTGATGAGATAGTTACTTTATTAAATAGTCTGGCTGAGACATTGGATATGAACGACGTGCTGGTTCAGGCATGGCTTGTAAGGTATGTAGTCTGGTACTTACTTTTTTCTGGAAAGAATACCGATAGAAGTGATTTTATCTGTACAGATGATAAGTTATTTGCATGGTTGAAATTGCATAATGTGAGACTTAAGTTCCCAGTGAAAGGCGTTACGGATGGAGAGACGTTAAAAATAAGGTTTTGTGTCCGGGCATATTTGGTGATAAGAAGGCTGGGATTATTAAAAATATTTGCAAAACTATATTGCAGATAG
- a CDS encoding glycosyltransferase family 2 protein codes for MIESVKVSIIVPVYNVENELDRCVASLINQTYQNIEILLVDDGSPGACPKMCDEYAKKDKRIIVIHKPNGGLSSARNTGLKRASGKYVLFVDSDDYIETDSCEKFLTFVKDDVDLVVGAGRMIKGKDEILLRHSNIREREKYSARDFTIKSIKHSEWNSYACLSLYDREFLIKNDLFFREGIIFEDMQILPEIYLKAGNIVYMDYAFYNYVVRDGSIMTSGNVENKRRTCVEILEEWYITMSNVMDRRYRRYLYGALVNFYLWSCRSIGFCKWNIKNVNFVFSIRYAVGIKEKLKVIMFQFLPKLYLKFKV; via the coding sequence TTGATCGAAAGTGTAAAAGTGAGCATTATAGTTCCTGTTTATAATGTGGAAAATGAGCTTGATAGATGTGTTGCCAGTCTGATAAATCAAACGTATCAAAATATTGAGATACTGCTAGTAGATGATGGAAGTCCGGGTGCATGTCCAAAAATGTGTGATGAATATGCCAAAAAAGACAAGAGGATTATTGTGATACATAAGCCGAATGGGGGATTGTCATCGGCAAGAAATACTGGATTAAAAAGAGCTTCAGGTAAATATGTTTTATTTGTTGATTCGGATGATTATATAGAAACTGATTCATGTGAAAAGTTTTTGACATTTGTGAAAGATGATGTTGATCTGGTGGTTGGAGCAGGCAGGATGATAAAAGGAAAAGATGAGATCCTGCTGAGACACAGTAATATACGTGAAAGGGAAAAGTACAGTGCTAGGGATTTTACTATCAAATCAATAAAGCATTCAGAATGGAATTCATATGCATGTTTAAGTCTATATGACAGAGAATTTCTTATTAAAAATGACCTTTTTTTTAGAGAAGGTATAATATTTGAGGATATGCAGATTTTGCCAGAGATATATTTGAAGGCTGGTAATATAGTGTATATGGATTATGCATTTTATAATTATGTAGTAAGAGATGGTTCTATAATGACATCTGGAAATGTCGAAAATAAAAGACGGACATGTGTAGAAATCTTAGAAGAGTGGTACATTACGATGAGTAATGTCATGGATAGAAGATACAGGAGATACCTGTATGGAGCTCTGGTGAACTTTTATTTATGGTCTTGCAGAAGTATTGGTTTTTGCAAATGGAACATAAAAAATGTAAACTTTGTTTTTTCTATCAGGTATGCCGTAGGCATAAAGGAAAAATTGAAGGTGATAATGTTTCAGTTCCTGCCGAAATTATATCTGAAATTCAAAGTATAA
- a CDS encoding glycosyltransferase family 2 protein, which produces MDNQMKESTNDEKIGVSVICNTYNHEKYIAKTLNSILEQRTEFVIEVLVHDDASTDKTADIIRDFQYRFPDIIKPVYQKKNQYSMGVDIIQRYQFPRVKGKYFAFCEGDDYWNDPYKLQKQYDELELHVDIDICAHASYVLNSSKKIRMNDIVPAAKNTIFSMSEVIRGGGGFVATNSLLMRASLLDEQPDFFKKCSLDYSIQMYGALKGGMLYLSDKMSTYRYMIAGSWSDRTEKDTVYKEKQLNIVMSLLRGVDEYTEHQYSQDISMVMSKERYNFLMETGSYRMARHEQKQYFKTVCSAKDKIYNYCMDYCPWFVILVQRISKKSFREYGK; this is translated from the coding sequence ATGGATAATCAGATGAAAGAAAGTACTAACGATGAAAAAATTGGTGTAAGTGTCATATGCAACACATATAATCATGAAAAATATATTGCAAAGACGCTTAACAGCATATTAGAACAAAGAACTGAATTTGTAATAGAGGTATTAGTGCATGATGATGCCTCAACTGATAAAACTGCTGATATTATACGGGATTTTCAATACAGATTCCCTGATATAATCAAACCTGTTTATCAGAAAAAAAATCAGTATTCCATGGGAGTGGATATAATACAGAGGTATCAGTTTCCAAGAGTTAAAGGAAAATATTTTGCATTTTGTGAGGGAGATGATTATTGGAATGATCCATATAAATTGCAAAAACAATATGATGAATTGGAATTACACGTTGACATAGATATATGTGCACATGCATCGTATGTTTTAAACAGCAGTAAAAAAATCCGTATGAATGATATTGTTCCTGCAGCGAAAAATACCATATTTTCTATGTCTGAAGTAATCAGAGGTGGTGGAGGTTTTGTTGCAACAAATTCGCTGCTTATGAGGGCAAGTCTGTTGGATGAGCAGCCTGACTTTTTTAAAAAATGTAGTCTGGATTATTCTATTCAGATGTATGGGGCGTTAAAAGGTGGGATGTTGTATCTTTCAGATAAAATGTCTACATACAGATATATGATTGCAGGGTCATGGTCGGACAGAACAGAAAAGGATACGGTTTATAAAGAGAAGCAGCTAAACATAGTTATGAGTCTTTTGCGAGGCGTGGATGAATATACAGAGCATCAATATAGCCAAGATATAAGTATGGTGATGAGCAAGGAAAGATATAATTTTTTGATGGAGACGGGATCTTATAGAATGGCAAGACATGAACAAAAACAGTATTTTAAAACAGTTTGTTCAGCTAAGGATAAAATATATAATTATTGTATGGATTATTGCCCCTGGTTTGTAATATTAGTACAGCGTATATCTAAAAAGAGTTTCAGAGAGTACGGTAAATAG
- a CDS encoding lipopolysaccharide biosynthesis protein: MKNKSENNSTIANFIWRFTERTAAQLVTFVVSIILARILSPEYYGTIALVTVFTTILQVFVDSGLGTALIQKKDADDLDFSSVFFFNMFMCVVLYIVMYIASPYIAAFYNDKGLTPIIRFISLTIIISGVKGIQQAYVSRNMLFKRFFFSTIGGTVASAIIGIFLAYKGYGVWALAIQQVSNTAIDTLILWLTVRWKPKFMFSWQRLKSLLKFGWKLLVSALLDTVYNNLRNLMIGKIYTSSDLAFFDQGDKLPKVIATNINISIDSVLLPTLSKVQDKVEEVRLLTRRAIRISVYIVAPLMIGFACCAESLVSLVLTDKWLPCVPFVRILCVSYMLWPIHTANLNAIKAMGRSDIFLKMEVIKKVVGIALLVSTIGFSVKAMAYGVLLECVIAQIVNSIPNKSLLNYGYIDQLKDVLPTLALSGVMGIVVYYIGILPLPQLLGVVVQILTGMIIYIVGSYLLRFDEFRYIMSKYKLLVKK; this comes from the coding sequence ATGAAAAATAAAAGCGAAAATAATAGTACGATTGCAAATTTTATATGGCGTTTTACAGAGCGGACAGCTGCGCAGCTAGTTACATTTGTAGTGTCGATAATACTGGCTAGAATTTTATCACCGGAATATTACGGAACAATAGCTCTTGTCACGGTATTTACAACTATATTACAGGTGTTTGTAGACAGCGGGCTGGGCACCGCGCTGATCCAGAAAAAGGATGCTGATGATCTGGATTTTTCATCGGTGTTTTTTTTTAATATGTTTATGTGTGTAGTTCTGTATATAGTCATGTATATTGCATCGCCATACATCGCAGCTTTTTATAATGATAAAGGACTTACACCAATCATAAGATTTATAAGTTTAACGATAATAATATCTGGCGTGAAGGGAATACAGCAGGCTTATGTATCACGCAATATGTTATTTAAGCGTTTTTTCTTTTCAACTATAGGAGGAACCGTTGCATCAGCTATAATAGGTATTTTCCTTGCGTATAAAGGATATGGAGTATGGGCGTTGGCAATTCAGCAGGTATCCAATACAGCCATTGATACATTAATTCTTTGGCTGACTGTAAGGTGGAAACCTAAATTTATGTTTTCTTGGCAGAGATTAAAAAGTTTGTTGAAATTCGGATGGAAACTGTTGGTGTCTGCGTTGCTTGATACGGTTTATAACAACTTGAGGAATTTGATGATAGGTAAGATATACACGTCATCAGATTTGGCATTTTTTGATCAGGGGGATAAGTTGCCTAAGGTAATAGCAACCAACATTAATATATCTATAGATAGTGTGTTACTGCCTACATTGTCTAAAGTTCAGGACAAAGTGGAAGAGGTTCGGTTATTAACACGTCGAGCAATTAGAATAAGTGTATATATAGTGGCACCATTAATGATTGGTTTTGCATGTTGTGCAGAATCGTTGGTTAGTCTTGTACTGACTGATAAATGGTTGCCATGTGTACCTTTTGTTAGAATATTATGCGTGTCATATATGCTTTGGCCGATACACACAGCGAATTTGAATGCTATTAAGGCTATGGGACGAAGTGATATTTTTTTAAAAATGGAAGTAATAAAAAAAGTTGTAGGAATAGCGCTTCTAGTGTCAACTATCGGATTTAGTGTTAAAGCGATGGCTTATGGAGTATTATTGGAGTGTGTAATAGCACAAATAGTTAATTCTATACCAAATAAAAGTCTTTTAAATTATGGTTATATTGATCAGTTGAAAGATGTACTACCAACATTAGCTTTATCAGGTGTGATGGGGATAGTTGTATACTATATAGGAATACTGCCCCTACCTCAATTATTAGGGGTAGTAGTTCAAATTCTGACAGGAATGATAATTTATATTGTTGGTTCATATTTATTAAGATTTGATGAGTTTAGATACATAATGAGTAAGTATAAATTGTTGGTGAAAAAATAA